The stretch of DNA GGGAAAGGCGGTCAGGTTTCCAACCGCGCGGCTGCCCCGCTCAAGGTCGTCCACGACCCGCTGGGCCGGCCCCTTCTCCGGTGGGGAGAAAAACGGGGCCCGGCCATCTCCTGCAGCGCGGGTGGTGGAAAAATCTGGGCCGCCCTCTGTGGGGATGAGTCTGATATCGGCATCGATGTGGCCGAAGCCGGTGAATTCCAAGGAGAATACCCCGTGCACCGGGTCTTCCATGGGGATGAGCTGCACCACGTCTTGCGGTTGGCGGATGGAGATTTGGCCAGGGCCTCGGCCCTGCTCTGGTCTGTCAAGGAGGCTGTAGTCAAGGCCCTGGGGTGCGCCTTCCACCTCGTGGACCCGCGGCAAATCAACGTCTATCCGGCGGTAGGCAGCGACCGCGGCTATACCTTTCCCGTGGGGTTATCAGGGAAAGCGCTGGTGCGGTTTCCCCTCCACCCCGGGTCCATCTGGGTGCGTTCCCTTTCCCGGGCGCAGATG from Desulfobaccales bacterium encodes:
- a CDS encoding 4'-phosphopantetheinyl transferase superfamily protein, giving the protein MGVAVAKACQDITVQAVRFLEGRGQVFYASLPFTLGTLKGSRTHGAGEQLRLVSTLWDHLAALRARKSPLGKGGQVSNRAAAPLKVVHDPLGRPLLRWGEKRGPAISCSAGGGKIWAALCGDESDIGIDVAEAGEFQGEYPVHRVFHGDELHHVLRLADGDLARASALLWSVKEAVVKALGCAFHLVDPRQINVYPAVGSDRGYTFPVGLSGKALVRFPLHPGSIWVRSLSRAQMWLSIALLNRQER